Genomic segment of Vairimorpha necatrix chromosome 4, complete sequence:
TTCATTATATAGAAGATGCAGTAATACATATacataaagaaaatgtTACTTTGTTTTCATATAGAAAAGAAATAGAAAACTTTACTGATattacaattaaaaaaataattatggAGGAAAGTTCATTTATGGATCTTAAAAGGTTAGTGATTTTCAGTAATACAAATCAAAGAAATATGGACGAAATTAATGtgttatttaaaataatcaagAACAACTTCCCTATTATTAgaatcttaaaaaatatttttagacaCAAAGACTCTGCAgttcatatatttttaaaagaaattcttatttcctgtaatttaattaacAATAATGAGTGGGAACTTTTAATGAAGAATATAGATCTTTTAGGTTCAAATATGGCTTCACCTcgaatgaaaaaaaattttaaattatttatagcaaaatttattaattatatatcctcaaaaaatataattacttatacagtaaaaatatgtattaTAATGGAATTTGAAGAGATAATAAATGTAGAGAGTTATATTCcagatatatttataaccttaaaaaattttctaaatagtATTTATGCTAAAGGtaacaaagaaaaaattgatcTGATAACAATATTTGAGGAAatgttaaaatataaagaaatcaTATCAAAATCAGTTCATAACACATGGgatgatatttttgatgAATTTACAgcatttgaaaaaaaagaaaaaaacaaataaaaattaaatgtaatttttctttcacATTACTTTATCAtgaaaatgtattttaacATGAATtcaaaacatataaaaaaaaacgaaataaTAATCTTACATATTTCACTAAAATTACACACTGATCTATACAATGAATAATCGTATTATAGAATAAACtcatttttagaaaaattacataATTTAGTTTTCATAGAATATTCGATTTTTATACTGTTGTTATACGAGGATCTAGAACtatgttataaaaatcaactATAATTTGGTTTTAgaattaaagttttatttgtattagttgtgttttttaattttcagAAAATATAGGATAGTTCAATCAATTTATAGTGTATTATAGATAATTATTGTTCTTTTAGACtcaagaaataaaagaactatatttttagtcTATAGCTCTTTTCAGTGTCTGaattttattctatttATGAACGAtctgtaattttttatatgctTTTGACCCCTCATCTATCCCTCTGTTATTGTTTTCTTCATACagttttattatacatTATTCAATTAAGATTATTTAAGGTACATcatttcaaaattatatctaaggagaaaaaaattaaataatatgcAATAGAAAATCTTTATTCTTCCATAGATTGtcattttaatatagaATCGAGCCAATACACATTATCcgaaaaaaagtaaatgaaaaaatacttCTTACGTTTCTGCATTTTCCACCACATATTAGATAATATTACGTCAATTTAGTCTTTGAGACATTTATTCCCACATTTATTACAAgttgttttattaattgGTTGATAAATTCTTATATATTAGTCAAACTACATCCTATTTGCTTTAAAAGTTTGCTGAAAATTGACATAATTGACGGGGAAATGTGAAAGGCGGGCTATTACTTATAATAGACAAAAactcaaaaatataacgttcagaaaatgaaaaataaaaacatattatttaagatgtttattgaaaaaatatgcCCCTGagtttatttaaattttttttcatattaaagataattgtaagttaagggttaaatttattgaatatatattttcaactaaatatataaatatttaattaacaTCATcactaaaattttttttgcatttaTGTAGGCGtaacattattaaaaggTAGCTGGTTGGGTGGAGCAATTTTATGCAACACATTTCTCGTATTAaacatgtttttttgaatGTAATTCATTGGGTTGGTCTTCATGGCGCTTTTTGAGATAAAACCAGATGTAATTTACAGcaataacttttttttacctTACGTTAGTGATTCATTAATTCTAAAGAATATATATGGTTtacttgaaaaaaaaatatattttaataaacatttcATGGATAAATACTTGAAACCCATGGGTAATTAATGTAACTGTATATTTTGTAATGGAAgctaatatttatagtgtTTCTGAAGCTGTTGCGGACAGGAAATAAAAGTTgatttaaaacatattaatttatgCATGCCAAACGGgcaaatacaataaaaaacgaagtTTGATATGTGTTTTATCctcaaaatataaagttttaaaataaaaagaatattcaCGATTTTTgtgttatataaataaaaaatttaaaaaacagaattactagagatttttaataaattcttaatGATCAAACCATTCCAAAATTCGAATAAATCGATTAATATTGCTtggttttttatctttatctTTTAGGAATGAATCAATCTGTTTCTTAAAAGTCCTAGAGTTCTTTAACAATGCTTTGTTATAATTCCTATAAagttctttaatttttttatcacaTTTCTTTTGTTCGGATTCAATATTAAACAACATATTTGCAGCTAGATCATTGACTTTGTAGTTATAACTCCACAGTTCTTCTAAACTCATTTCGATAAAATCTTCATATAaagatatattattttgattatttcTAATGACATATTCTTcgatttttctttttatttctacGTCTAAATCAGAATTCAGTATTCTAGAAAGGTCAATTGTGTTTTGTTGACGGGGCGCTGCTTCTTCTAGAAACGCTTTTAGTTTTTCTTCGCTTTCCAAATTATCACTAGTGAAAATTggtaaaattttcttagaTTCGAATACAAGAACAATGCTTTTAatagatattattaataaagataGTGAAATAATCATAGGGGcaattttcatattttttatattgttcgACATTTGtgaaattgaaaaaaatctttatgTATAAAAGCGTTGTTTTTCACattataatatcaaattgcAAGTATTTATACGATGTTTCGCTACTTAAAAATGTACAGATCCgatcaaaaattttgcaTACGAAATATCAACAATTGataaaacaagaaaaaagGAGCTAGATATTATAGATTAtaatagaaataaatatgaataataaatcataatagatatttaattataatctaAGTGATCTTAtgattaatattaaataattgatCAAATGAATATTGATGAAGaataaactttatttttaaaaataatctaaCGGCAAAACACAAAGATTCTAAATTTTGTTAGTAAACATACATCtctaattaaaatttatgacgtattatattaaaaaattccaaGTTTACACCCATACCCATGAATttcttaattataatttttacaacaTTAATTAAATGCAGCAAAGAGAATATTCCTATGTCCATCTTCTCTGGAGAATTTAAGGAACGggaagaaaatttaaaaacatatttagaAGGTTTTCGTCCACCAgcaaaatatgaaataaatCTTCCGAAAATCAATAACTCcgatattaaaaatgaactCAATAATAAACTTACAGCAAAATGTCAAGagtttatgaaaaaaatgatatcaGCTTATAAGATAATGGAGAAAAGTTGTATGGACGAACTCAGAATTTACAATGTTAAAGAACAAGAATTTAATGAAGAaggaaaattatttaataaaaacgaAGAGCAAATTatcataaaagaaaaaatgcgtaatttttatgatcATTATGGTGAAGAAATGAAATTACTTGATGTAACCCTTATGAGAAATATTAATGAACTTAAAAtgcattataaatataaagacaGCGTATCAAAATATAGGGTTATTCATTAAATACTCTTTGTGTTATATTATTAGCCTTTTATCCAATAAAATAACTTTgttataaacattttatattttgtatatttataaattgaattttttgtgTCATtggtaaaattttaataaaataaaaacgttatgaaattaaaatattaattaaataaattcaaattattaattgttGATGTGTTACACATATGattcattaaaattatttcataatatttctttcttaTGTCTAACGAaactttatataattaaaaattttaaatgacTTTAAACATAATATAACAGGGGGTTTTTAATATCGCCAGTGCtcataaatatattgatatgttttatttcataTCGTCAATGAGgatcttttataaatatcataagATTTCTAAAGGCCTTTCGATGTAGTACTATaagaataagaaaaaaacaaccGCTAGAGAggtaaatattataatatttttcaaaaaaaaaaaacgtaACAGAGgtaataaacatttaaattacaaaatacAGGGTGGCAATATATATcttaaaaagatataagCTGTAAacctttttaaaatgaaataatttttatgagtatgtatttttaaatactgacagcaaaaaaaaattcattgtAAGACTAATATACACATAGaataaatctataaacATAATAGTAACAAGCTTAAAGTTGAACCTAACATAGacatatgattttttttaccaatgtatatattattaaattcatttaaaGACATCAAATGCCTAAATACCATTAGATTTGCATTCAAAACATCTTTAATATCTTTGAAAATACCATGCAAAGTTTTATCATGAAAGTACAAAAGGTTTCATAACTTAAGTGtggttttttttcatataattcatttacttaagaaaaaattagtgACAAGATTTATACTTAAGATAGGCTATAGTTGtacattttttgtataaaacataaaattaaaggatgtattttacaaattaataaatctcTTCAAAATGCTTATAAAATTGAGATTGATTCgatcttttttatcttttgataatattaaaacttttgcatgtttaaaaattttttattgacataaaaaaccaatattataataacatTAACGATTTACAACCTTGTGTAagtataattaaaaaactctGTAAATACGACCACATTTCAAATGATTTTAGTCGAGTTCATAAATGtgaaatcaaaataattcCATGTTTGCTGGCTCGGCATGGTGTAATCACTAATTAGAACATTGGATACGGGAAAGAGCTTGGAAGTTCTATTACATTTAATCGAAAACAACTAAGAAGGCACTTGGTGCGTTTCGCTGGACCATCAGAGAAGATAAGGAAGCTGCCAAAAGGCGTGCTTTAAAACAAGCTCATACTCTAAAGAGATTTTTTAAGCAGTATTGAAATAACTGAACAtgaatttacaaataaattatacagTAGACAAGAGATAACATCTcatatatttctaaataaatttaatagcAAATAAGAACTATAAGATTTAATATACAtactaaattattttattttttttataatttttctacATTTATATCTTCACCCTTTTCCATATATTTACCCTCTTTGTCGTGTATCAGACTTTTTCGCATATCAAATGCGTCTTCGTCGTCATTATAATATCCAAATATTCTTCTATATTCCACATATCCtcgatttttataaaatgataTTCCAATTGTGTTACTAACTCGTACAAATAAATCGAcaaatttacaattatataaattaccATTATCTTCTAATATATTCATCAGAAGACTGCCCAATTTATATCTTCTAAAGTTGGGGGCTACGCTTATAGCACTAAGATGATTATTGAATGTGTATGATGATCTATCATGTAGTTCCAGTTTACTTAAAACATACCCAATAGGAATTCCAGATTCATTTGATACACAAAAGCAGTCTTCTGTGtggttttttaaataatacaaataataatcaaaGGTGAATGATTCTGAGAAGCCATCAAGATTTATTTGATCCAATTTGAACAAGGAATCCGGCATGAGCGGATTGACAGTGTACATTAAGGGCTAAAAACAACACGACTTTTTCAATATGATTGAAAATACTTGTAAAATGagatgttatatttttttgtaaaaattaacGCATAGAAATCGAaaaataacttttttttttattatatttaattgtCAACATTACACATCTGTCTTTTCAACTGTAaagttaatttttatgtttgtactaaaatattcttcttTCTCTTTAGTTGTAGTCTCTTTAATCCTTAAAATATTCCCAATATCGGTTTttagatatattttatcattttttttctcgtaatgtttaatattttctccAATAAAAACCATAcctaaaattataaaatcaaaatttaatattatgaGATATTGAGAAGTATCattacaatatattttattatctgATACATGAAAATTCCTAATATTTCTAGATATCGGgtcttttttcataaatccCGAACTTTTATACATACTAATTccactaaaaaaatttttatatataaaatcattGTATACAAGAATTTGATCGCCCGAAACGAACTTATTATCGATTCTATAATCAGCAAATATATTGTCATTcctattattaataaacgTATCTCCCGAAATATTAAGAGAAATATgaactttttttatatttgtgattttgtatattttgacaaacaaattatcataaacataaatatatgaattatcaatatttaaatatctcaCATCTGATCCTAAATTAACACATAATCCATCTTTgcacaataaaaaatcttgattttttatatctaatttaatatttttttcaataaaaattttaaaattaatttctctgaacaatgaaaatatattgctCAAATATAATCCAGTTTTACTTATTACCTTTTTATagttaatattattaatattgtatacatttacaatattattttttacaataattaaattgttATTTTCTCTAATAATATCCAGAATATCGGCcttcttatatttatatttgagaTTTAGATCTACGtcataaatataatgtgtattatctttttcataaaataaaaatttatcattataaaataatattttagatattattaGACATTCTAAATAGtggattttattttctactatttgatatttaaatattttactagcagttaaaataattacatATTTATCTGTCTCGTATCCTTTTAACATATTATTcaatttaatgaaaaagtttttattttcataaatttctattCTATTTCCATTTGAGCTTATCTTGTAATTAAATGCAAATTTCATATTGagtttatttcttaatCTTGATTGTTTAACATAATTAAACATGCAAAACATCggaaatttagaaatattattatttgttattaaaaaagtacAATCTTCATCACAATAATCTACAGTAAAAGCATTATCATAAAATGTCATTGTCTTATTGTCAAAATAAGCAGACttgtttttgtaaattattattgtaaaatttttatatcgaAAATATCTTTCATAAGAATCAACTAcaagaatattttcatcatcAATAAAAACGAGATTTTTATGCTTTTTATCTGaggaaatataaaaatgaactACAGGCGTCtgttttttcttcaaaagAATCTTACTATGATATTCGTAGATAACaacattttctttttcaaaaatgaatatattCAAATCATTTACAATTATATCATCAAAagtctttttatattcataatCAAGTTCTATAAATCcatttttgtatttgtaaaatgcaaatttgtttgttcctacaaacaaaagaaaatttttatattttaccattttcttaaaattatgctgaaacaattttttatcttctttaaatacttttataaaatgacTTGGAGTAAgtattaatatttcattatcTACCACTGTACTAAGTATTTCATCCCTAAAAtcaagtatttttattaaattcaattGTTTATCGTATATTTCTACAGTGGACAAAGTTATAACATAAATCTTATCTTCTATAAtgtgaaaatataaatgtttttggAAATTTgtaactttttttaatgagaACATTAGAGGGCAATTTATACGGAGatataatttctatattattttgCCCTTGTAGgcagattttttatttttggatttctttaaatttgcaataaaaaattgtagcAGATAAAATTACGGcctaaatttgataaattatttgaacTACATTgtgtaaaattaaaaagatgaagaacattttgtaaaatttttatttttctttgattGAAGAAAGAGTtgtttgaaatattttacatcaagttttttgttatatagttggatttttgtttataaccTGTTCagtttattctttttttcatcATCCCTTTGttatgttttttgtttacaCGATACAcaagtaattttttaaaaaatcgaCATATCTATTGATAAAGTAAGTAATAAAAGGGTTGTAGATATGAATGAAGACACTAAATAAGAAACATAATACatagaatatatttttttctaattcaaataaataattatacagTGCATTTAGTTTCGATattaatatgaaaaatctAAATGTTCATGTAAATGTTAACCTTTCTCAATGtttatttcaataaaatataaatttaaccaatatctattaaattaatttcatttaaccttatgttattatttattgaaaaaaatatatatctCACGACGAAGTtaacaattaaattttaattaatcgAAATGCAATTTATTCTCTTTCTATCACTaaacttaaaattaatgtactattaatttatcataaaacaGACTTTTTAGTCTCATAAACCCCTTCGCATATCGTACATTCAATGTCTCTACATATACAAACTTTTACATTATCATCTGTCTTATATTtgtaaacatttttaaaaattattaaatctatCATATCTAATTGGCattcttctttaaaaatctcATGTAAAGTCTTCTTTTTCAGTATactaatataatataatattttcttaatattcataacatttcttttattagtCTCTtcgtttaaattttcaatatgaaaaaacatactttcttttaatacaaatttatcaGTAAAAACACCATGAAAATATCCTGTAGAATCTACCGTACCATTAAACTCCAATTTATTCCATGgatctttattatttctatatATCGCTActttatctaaaaaaacatctttCAATTTATCACTTGTTTTTAAcaattctaaatttttaaaaattgcaCATAGAGCATTTTcacttaaaaatatgtcgTCGAGCTCTCCCTTTGTAAGAATAATCTTATTACCATCTTTTATATCTCTTTTTATTCTTTGTGTGCGATTcacttcttttaaaaaagaagtgtttttatatctacCATTGAGCTTCAATTTCAATTTCGAATGCTTGCGATTTAGTTCGTTTTTAGTGAATATCaacagaaaatataaaagataattcatccttttatttattaattatttatttaaaaatgtttcaGGTGTAAACATGATTAAAAGatagatataaaattacgGAAGGGCCTAAAATATGTCaagtattaaaattatattttgtcAGTTAAACTCtaatcttaaaatattaattaaatttcaaaattatttcaaacAAACACAAACTTATGaagaaatgtatttaaaatgtgGTTTTTTCAACGGTAAACGTAAAGTTAATACcgttatttaattatttaccCCATGAAGAACAAGAAAGAAGAAACACAGAAAAAGCtcaataaaaagaaaggACAGAATACAACCCTTAAAGATGATAATAATGTAAATATGGATTCTTCAAATTCTCCATGTAAAATTACTGAACATGTTCTTGATGATCTAAGTATTagatttcttcttttactTGATCCATTAGATgtagaaaatattgaaagattgttttttattcttgAGGAAGCA
This window contains:
- a CDS encoding putative SP-containing protein; its protein translation is MNFLIIIFTTLIKCSKENIPMSIFSGEFKEREENLKTYLEGFRPPAKYEINLPKINNSDIKNELNNKLTAKCQEFMKKMISAYKIMEKSCMDELRIYNVKEQEFNEEGKLFNKNEEQIIIKEKMRNFYDHYGEEMKLLDVTLMRNINELKMHYKYKDSVSKYRVIH
- a CDS encoding N-acetlytransferase → MYTVNPLMPDSLFKLDQINLDGFSESFTFDYYLYYLKNHTEDCFCVSNESGIPIGYVLSKLELHDRSSYTFNNHLSAISVAPNFRRYKLGSLLMNILEDNGNLYNCKFVDLFVRVSNTIGISFYKNRGYVEYRRIFGYYNDDEDAFDMRKSLIHDKEGKYMEKGEDINVEKL
- a CDS encoding putative exported protein — encoded protein: MNYLLYFLLIFTKNELNRKHSKLKLKLNGRYKNTSFLKEVNRTQRIKRDIKDGNKIILTKGELDDIFLSENALCAIFKNLELLKTSDKLKDVFLDKVAIYRNNKDPWNKLEFNGTVDSTGYFHGVFTDKFVLKESMFFHIENLNEETNKRNVMNIKKILYYISILKKKTLHEIFKEECQLDMIDLIIFKNVYKYKTDDNVKVCICRDIECTICEGVYETKKSVL